From Enoplosus armatus isolate fEnoArm2 chromosome 23, fEnoArm2.hap1, whole genome shotgun sequence, a single genomic window includes:
- the kirrel1a gene encoding kin of IRRE-like protein 1a: MKEYKLPCIHSPVLPLLWLLSVSIRLSPVWTARFSQEPADQSVVRGQRVILSCVVFNYSGIVQWTKDGLALGIGEDLRAWPRYRVLRVQELGQYNLEILSADLSDDSLYECQAPDAALRSRRAKLTVLIPPDDPVIDGGPEVLLNAGESYNLSCVSRGAKPPSMIEWLKDGLPVEGAASTTEVLPDRKRVTTRSYLPIQPVDTDTGRNYSCVATNLAVPTGKSTTVTLNVHHPPTVTLSIEPRSVLEGDRVTFTCQAHANPPIMGYRWAKGGVVLQGARESVFTTKADHSFFTEPVSCLVFNAVGKTNVSILVDVHFGPILLVEPQPKTVDVDSDVTLNCKWAGNPPLTLTWFKKGSNMVLSNSNQLYLKSVSQADAGQYVCKAIVPRIGVGETEVTLTVNGPPIISSDPVQYAVRGERGEVKCYIASTPPPDKIVWAWKENVWEKEKGTLLERYTVEQSKPSAEGGGVLSTLTINNVMESDFLSTYNCTAWNSFGPGTMIITLEETEEVPVGIIAGGTVGSTILLFIFLLVLVLIFYRQRKGSRRGVTLGKPDIKVETINKETHSLEEDSGSVSTASRMVKAMYSFLPSVSFSPSNQPFKDDIELKSDLRSDTLDTRQEYDLKDPTNGYYNVRASTHDEGRPASRSTMHYSDYRSPAGTPGGAASISSSAGGSGATASGGAPGPPGPLTSPGRPQACYDPRPPSRLSHISYAQFNTFTRGGQSQQPPANPAPVASDFPGDCSLLDSTSQLAYDNYGYPSHYQTYRMGFAPSSLATLEAGPSYEMYGVGSGVGSAVGSGVGGPGVGVGPVGPVGPVGPVGPGGPAPSGSETGLGKYGSSTRFSYTSQHSDYSHSRHTQRMQTHV; the protein is encoded by the exons ATGAAAGAATACAAGCTCCCTTGCATACACTCTCCTGTCTTGCCTTTGCTCTGGCTGCTCTCTG TCTCTATCCGTCTCTCTCCAGTGTGGACAGCGAGGTTCTCTCAGGAGCCGGCAGACCAGTCGGTGGTGCGGGGCCAGAGGGTGATCCTGTCCTGTGTTGTCTTCAACTACTCAGGCATTGTTCAGTGGACCAAAGATGGCCTGGCTCTGGGCATCGGAGAGGACCTCCGGG CCTGGCCCAGGTACCGCGTGCTGCGTGTGCAGGAGCTGGGCCAGTACAACCTGGAGATCCTGTCAGCTGATCTGTCTGATGACTCCCTGTACGAGTGCCAGGCCCCCGACGCTGCCCTGAGGTCCAGGAGGGCCAAGCTCACCGTCCTCA TCCCCCCAGACGACCCGGTGATCGATGGGGGTCCGGAAGTGCTGCTGAATGCGGGGGAGTCCTACAACCTGAGCTGTGTGTCTCGAGGGGCTAAACCGCCTTCTATGATCGAGTGGCTTAAAGATGGTCTGCCTGTGGAGGGGGCTGCCAGTACCACT GAGGTGCTTCCAGACAGAAAGAGGGTGACCACACGTAGCTACCTGCCCATCCAGCCCGTCGACACCGACACTGGGAGGAACTACAGCTGTGTGGCCACCAACCTGGCTGTTCCCACCGGCAAAAGCACAACAGTCACCCTCAACGTACACC ATCCACCGACAGTGACCTTGTCCATTGAGCCTCGCTCAGTCCTGGAGGGGGACAGAGTCACCTTCACCTGCCAGGCTCATGCCAACCCTCCTATTATGGGCTACAG GTGGGCTAAGGGGGGCGTGGTGCTGCAGGGTGCCAGGGAGAGCGTGTTCACCACCAAGGCCGACCACTCCTTCTTCACCGAGCCCGTCTCCTGTCTGGTTTTCAACGCCGTGGGAAAGACCAACGTCAGCATCCTGGTGGACGTCCACT tcGGCCCGATCCTGTTGGTGGAGCCGCAGCCAAAAACTGTAGATGTTGACTCTGATGTCACCCTCAACTGCAAATGGGCTGGAAACCCTCCGCTCACACTCACCTGGTTCAAAAAGGGTTCAAACATG GTTCTGAGTAACAGCAACCAGCTGTATCTGAAGTCGGTGAGCCAAGCGGATGCCGGCCAGTATGTATGCAAGGCCATCGTCCCACGGATTGGAGTAGGAGAGACTGAGGTCACGCTCACTGTCAACG GTCCTCCCATCATCTCCAGTGACCCAGTCCAGTACGcagtgagaggggagagaggagaggtgaaatGCTACATAGCTAGTACACCTCCTCCAGATAAGATT GTGTGGGCGTGGAAGGAGAACGtgtgggagaaggagaaggggacGCTGCTGGAGAGGTACACGGTGGAGCAGAGCAAGCCATCCGCCGAGGGCGGCGGCGTCCTCTCCACCCTCACCATCAACAACGTGATGGagtctgacttcctgtccacCTACAACTGCACGGCCTGGAACTCGTTTGGCCCGGGAACCATGATCATCACACTGGAGGAGACCG AGGAAGTCCCGGTGGGGATAATAGCTGGTGGGACGGTGGGCTCTACCATCCTCTTATTCATCTTTCTGCTGGTCCTCGTCCTTATCTTCTACCGGCAGCGCAAAGGCA GTCGGCGCGGGGTCACGCTGGGTAAGCCCGACATCAAGGTGGAGACGATAAACAAGGAGACCCACAGCTTAGAGGAGGACTCCGGCAGCGTGTCCACGGCTTCGCGCATGGTCAAGGCCATGTACTCG TTTCTCCCCTCTGtgtccttctctccctccaatCAGCCCTTTAAAGATGACATAGAGCTCAAGTCTGACCTCCGCAGCGACACCCTGGACACCCGCCAGGAGTATGACCTAAAG GACCCCACCAATGGCTACTACAACGTGCGAGCCTCCACCCACGATGAAGGTCGCCCTGCCTCCCGCTCCACCATGCACTACTCTGACTACCGCTCCCCTGCAGGAACACCAGGGGGTGCTGCATCTATTAGCAGCAGCGCCGGCGGCTCAGGAGCCACGGCCAGTGGAGGAGCGCCCGGTCCCCCTGGCCCCCTCACCTCCCCGGGCCGCCCCCAGGCCTGCTACGACCCCCGGCCCCCCTCCAGACTGTCCCACATCAGCTATGCCCAGTTCAACACCTTCACCCGTGGCGGCCAGAGCCAGCAGCCCCCGGCTAACCCTGCCCCCGTGGCCAGCGACTTCCCGGGGGACTGCAGCCTCTTGGACTCCACTTCCCAGCTGGCCTACGACAACTACGGATACCCCTCGCATTACCAGACCTACCGCATGGGCTTCGCCCCGTCCAGCCTGGCCACGCTGGAGGCCGGCCCATCTTATGAAATGTACGGAGTGGGGTCTGGAGTGGGTTCTGCGGTGGGATCCGGGGTGGGGGGCCCTGGGGTTGGTGTGGGTCCCGTGGGTCCCGTGGGTCCCGTGGGTCCCGTGGGTCCCGGGGGTCCTGCTCCCTCGGGATCAGAGACTGGACTAGGGAAGTATGGCAGCTCCACTCGCTTCTCCTACACCTCGCAACACTCTGACTACTCCCACAGccgacacacacagagaatgcAGACTCACGTGTGA